A section of the Candidatus Schekmanbacteria bacterium genome encodes:
- a CDS encoding flagellin FliC has protein sequence MALRINTNIESINAQRNLTTSTSALNKSLEKLSSGL, from the coding sequence ATGGCATTACGTATTAACACGAACATAGAATCAATCAATGCACAACGCAACCTTACTACATCTACCTCAGCATTAAACAAATCTCTTGAAAAATTGTCATCTGGTTTGAG